The following are from one region of the Stenotrophomonas lactitubi genome:
- a CDS encoding CD225/dispanin family protein, with protein sequence MNTSTPQVPNNLVWAILSTLFCCLPAGIVSIVYAAQVNGKLAAGDVAGARDSADKAKKWAMWSAIAAVVVMVLYFIVIMAVGGLGALSGGNGSY encoded by the coding sequence ATGAACACCAGTACCCCGCAGGTCCCCAACAATCTGGTCTGGGCCATCCTGTCCACCCTGTTCTGCTGCCTGCCGGCCGGCATCGTGTCGATCGTCTACGCCGCCCAGGTCAACGGCAAGCTGGCTGCTGGCGACGTCGCCGGTGCCCGTGATTCGGCCGACAAGGCCAAGAAGTGGGCCATGTGGTCGGCCATCGCCGCCGTCGTCGTCATGGTGCTGTACTTCATCGTGATCATGGCCGTTGGCGGCCTGGGCGCCCTGAGCGGCGGCAACGGCAGCTACTGA
- a CDS encoding MFS transporter: MSGHNQFALLRQRRFLPFFIVQGLGAFNDNVYRQAIIGLLFYLGVAESERTLYTNLAPALFILPYFLFSALAGQIAEKLEKSRLIVITTTMEIVIMTLAAVGFLTESLPVLLVALFCTGLQSTLFGPVKYSVLPSVLRPEELTGGNGLVEMGTSMSILTGMIVGGLVFTLAGTHGPIVAATAVIALAICGNLAARMIPKVDAGAPDLKINWNPIPESLAVLRMARKQKSVRNAILGVSWFWFVGTILTAQLPSYAVTNLGGEPTLYIFALALFSVGTGVGSLLCEKLSARTVEIGLVPLGAFGMTAFLLDLYFARAGEATAQGLSVTQFVHQAGSIRIIVDLLGIGLFTGFFVVPLFALIQSRTPKSEMSRVFAALNIQNSGFIVAAAVLGLLTQRLLGWTIPQLFLALAIANAVVAIYIFTIVPEFLMRFLSWVMVRTLYRLRPHGIEGNVPDEGAALLVCNHVSYMDALILSATIPRPVRFVMYYKIFNIPVMRWIFRTAKAIPIAGAREDPALMQRAFDEVDAALAEGELVCIFPEGALTRDGTMAPFKSGVEKILERRPVPVVPMALRGMWSSMWSRRDTRLGRMRVPRRFRATVEVVAAPAVDGHSTDAAALEAQVRTLRGDLA; the protein is encoded by the coding sequence ATGTCCGGTCACAACCAGTTCGCCCTGCTGCGCCAGCGCCGTTTCCTGCCGTTCTTCATCGTGCAGGGGTTGGGTGCCTTCAACGACAACGTGTACCGGCAGGCGATCATCGGCCTGCTGTTCTACCTCGGCGTTGCCGAGAGCGAGCGCACGCTCTACACCAACCTGGCGCCGGCGCTGTTCATCCTGCCCTACTTCCTGTTCTCCGCCCTGGCCGGGCAGATCGCGGAAAAGCTGGAGAAATCGCGACTGATCGTGATCACCACCACCATGGAGATCGTGATCATGACGCTGGCCGCGGTGGGCTTTCTCACCGAGAGCCTGCCGGTGCTGCTGGTGGCCCTGTTCTGCACGGGCCTGCAATCCACCCTGTTCGGTCCGGTGAAGTACTCGGTGCTGCCCTCGGTACTGCGGCCGGAAGAACTGACCGGTGGCAATGGCCTGGTCGAGATGGGCACGTCGATGTCGATCCTGACCGGCATGATCGTCGGCGGCCTGGTGTTCACCCTGGCCGGCACCCATGGCCCGATCGTAGCCGCCACGGCGGTCATCGCGCTGGCGATCTGCGGCAACCTGGCCGCGCGCATGATCCCCAAGGTCGATGCCGGCGCCCCTGACCTGAAGATCAACTGGAACCCGATCCCCGAATCGCTGGCCGTGCTGCGCATGGCCAGGAAACAGAAATCGGTACGCAACGCCATCCTCGGCGTGTCCTGGTTCTGGTTCGTCGGCACCATCCTCACCGCGCAGCTGCCGTCCTATGCGGTCACCAACCTCGGTGGCGAGCCCACCCTGTACATCTTCGCGCTGGCGCTGTTTTCAGTAGGCACCGGCGTCGGTTCGCTGCTGTGCGAAAAGCTGTCGGCGCGCACCGTGGAGATCGGCCTGGTGCCACTGGGCGCGTTCGGCATGACCGCGTTTCTGCTGGACCTGTACTTCGCACGCGCCGGTGAAGCCACCGCGCAGGGCCTGTCGGTCACCCAGTTCGTGCACCAGGCCGGCAGCATCCGCATCATCGTCGACCTGCTCGGCATCGGCCTGTTCACCGGCTTCTTCGTGGTGCCGCTGTTTGCATTGATCCAGAGCCGCACGCCGAAATCGGAGATGTCGCGCGTGTTCGCCGCGCTGAACATCCAGAACTCCGGCTTCATCGTCGCTGCGGCGGTACTTGGCCTGCTCACCCAGCGCCTGCTCGGCTGGACCATCCCGCAGCTGTTCCTGGCATTGGCCATCGCCAACGCCGTGGTGGCGATCTACATCTTCACCATCGTCCCCGAATTCCTGATGCGTTTCCTCAGCTGGGTGATGGTGCGCACGCTGTATCGCCTGCGCCCGCATGGCATCGAGGGCAATGTGCCCGATGAAGGCGCCGCACTGCTGGTCTGCAACCACGTCAGCTACATGGACGCACTGATCCTGTCGGCGACGATTCCGCGCCCGGTGCGATTCGTCATGTACTACAAGATCTTCAACATCCCGGTGATGCGCTGGATTTTCCGCACCGCCAAGGCGATTCCTATCGCCGGTGCGCGCGAAGATCCTGCGCTGATGCAGCGTGCGTTCGATGAAGTCGATGCCGCACTCGCCGAGGGCGAGCTGGTGTGCATCTTCCCGGAAGGCGCATTGACCCGCGACGGTACGATGGCACCGTTCAAATCCGGCGTGGAGAAGATCCTCGAACGCCGCCCGGTACCGGTGGTACCGATGGCCCTGCGCGGCATGTGGTCGAGCATGTGGAGCCGCCGCGATACCCGGCTGGGCCGCATGCGCGTGCCGCGCCGGTTCCGGGCGACCGTAGAGGTGGTCGCGGCACCGGCAGTGGATGGCCATTCGACCGATGCCGCCGCCCTGGAAGCCCAGGTCCGCACCCTGCGCGGCGACCTCGCCTGA
- a CDS encoding efflux RND transporter permease subunit: protein MNLSGPFIRRPIGTALLAIGLFMVGVICYLRLGVSALPNIEIPVIFVHASQSGADAATMASTVTAPLERHLGQLPGIDRMRSSSSEGSSLVFMIFQSDRDIDSAALDVQTAINSAQADLPSGMGSPMYQKANPNDDPVIAIALTSQTQSADELYNVADSLLAQRIRQIGGVASVDIAGASTPAVRVDVNLRLMNALGLTADDLRNAVRAANVTSPTGFLSDGNTTTAIIANDSVARAADFADLVVKTQGDGRVIRLKDIANVYDGQQDAYQAAWFDHKPAVVMYVFTRAGANIVETVDRVKAQIPALRDYLQPGTTMTPYFDRTPTIRSSLHEVQITLLISLAMVVLTMALFLRRLAPTLIAAVTVPLSLAGAALVMYVMGFTLNNLSLLALVIAIGFVVDDAIVVIENIMRHLDEGMPRMQAAFAGAREIGFTIVSITASLVAVFIPLLFASGMMGAFFREFTVTLVAAIVVSMVVSLTLTPALCSRFLSAHDHKAAPSRFGRWLDAGHERMLRIYTVFLDFSLRHALLLSLTPLILIGVTIFLFGAVKKGAFPPQDTGLIWGRANSSATVSFEDMVSRQRRITDMLMADPAVKTVGVRLGSGRQGSSAQFNVELKSRKEGRRETTAHALARLSAKADRYPDLQLRLRAIQDLPSNDGGGNSQGAQYRVSLQGNDLAALQEWLPKLQAALKKNPKLRDVGTDVDNAGLRQNIEIDRAKAARLGISVGAIDGALYGAFGQRQISTIYSDINQYSVVVNALPSQTATPSALDEVHVRARNGEMVPITAVARQAPGLAPSQITHENQYTTMDLSYNLAPGVSMGEAKAIIDSTVAGMRMPGDIRLADDAGFGFNSDPSDMLILVLAAILTVYLVLGILYESLIHPVTILSTLPAAGVGALLALFGTNTELSVISMIALVLLIGIVKKNAIMMIDFALVAQREHGLTPREAAREASIVRFRPIMMTTMVAILAAVPLAIGLGEGSELRRPLGIAMIGGLLFSQSLTLLSTPALYVIFSCLAERWKARRARRREAKLLRRAQRA, encoded by the coding sequence ATGAATCTGTCCGGCCCCTTCATCCGCCGTCCGATCGGCACTGCCCTGCTGGCCATCGGCTTGTTCATGGTCGGCGTGATCTGTTACCTGCGGCTCGGCGTGTCGGCGCTGCCGAACATCGAGATCCCGGTGATCTTCGTGCACGCCAGCCAGTCCGGCGCGGACGCGGCAACCATGGCCTCCACGGTGACCGCGCCGCTGGAGCGCCACCTCGGCCAGCTGCCGGGCATCGACCGCATGCGCTCGTCGAGTTCGGAAGGCAGCTCGCTGGTGTTCATGATCTTCCAGAGCGACCGCGACATCGATTCAGCCGCGCTGGACGTACAGACGGCGATCAATTCGGCGCAGGCCGACCTGCCCTCGGGCATGGGCTCGCCGATGTACCAGAAGGCGAACCCGAACGACGACCCGGTGATCGCCATCGCGCTGACGTCACAGACGCAGTCCGCCGATGAGCTGTACAACGTCGCCGACTCGCTGCTGGCCCAGCGCATCCGCCAGATCGGCGGCGTCGCCTCGGTGGATATCGCCGGTGCCTCGACGCCGGCGGTGCGGGTGGACGTCAACCTTCGCCTGATGAACGCGCTGGGACTGACCGCCGACGACCTGCGCAATGCCGTGCGTGCGGCCAACGTGACCTCGCCCACCGGCTTCCTCAGCGATGGCAACACCACCACGGCGATCATCGCCAACGATTCGGTCGCACGCGCGGCCGACTTCGCCGATCTGGTGGTCAAGACCCAGGGCGATGGCCGGGTGATCCGCCTTAAGGACATCGCCAACGTCTACGACGGCCAGCAGGATGCCTACCAGGCCGCGTGGTTCGACCACAAACCGGCCGTGGTGATGTATGTGTTCACCCGTGCCGGCGCCAACATCGTCGAGACCGTGGACCGGGTGAAAGCGCAGATTCCCGCCTTGCGCGATTACCTGCAGCCGGGCACCACGATGACGCCCTACTTCGACCGCACCCCGACCATCCGTTCGTCGCTGCATGAAGTGCAGATCACCCTGCTGATCAGCCTGGCGATGGTGGTGCTGACGATGGCGCTGTTCCTGCGCCGGTTGGCGCCGACGTTGATCGCTGCGGTCACCGTGCCGCTGTCACTGGCCGGTGCCGCGCTGGTGATGTACGTGATGGGTTTCACCCTGAACAACCTGAGCCTGCTGGCGCTGGTGATCGCGATCGGCTTCGTGGTCGACGATGCGATCGTGGTGATCGAGAACATCATGCGCCACCTCGACGAGGGCATGCCGCGGATGCAGGCGGCCTTCGCCGGTGCGCGCGAAATCGGCTTCACCATCGTCTCGATCACCGCCTCGCTGGTGGCGGTGTTCATCCCGCTGCTGTTCGCCAGCGGCATGATGGGCGCGTTCTTCCGCGAGTTCACCGTGACCCTGGTGGCGGCGATCGTGGTTTCGATGGTCGTTTCGCTGACGCTGACCCCGGCGCTGTGCAGCCGCTTCCTCAGCGCACACGACCACAAGGCGGCACCATCGCGCTTCGGCCGCTGGCTTGATGCCGGTCACGAGCGGATGCTGCGCATCTACACCGTGTTCCTTGATTTCTCGCTGCGCCATGCGCTGCTGCTGTCGTTGACGCCGTTGATCCTGATCGGCGTCACCATCTTCCTGTTCGGTGCGGTGAAGAAGGGCGCGTTCCCGCCGCAGGACACCGGCCTGATCTGGGGCCGCGCCAACTCCAGTGCAACGGTGTCCTTCGAGGACATGGTCAGCCGCCAGCGGCGCATCACCGACATGCTGATGGCCGACCCGGCGGTGAAGACCGTGGGCGTACGCCTGGGCAGTGGCCGCCAGGGCTCCAGCGCACAGTTCAACGTCGAACTGAAGTCGCGCAAGGAAGGCCGCCGCGAAACCACCGCACACGCACTGGCACGGCTGAGTGCGAAGGCCGACCGTTACCCGGACCTGCAGCTGCGCCTGCGCGCGATCCAGGACCTGCCCAGCAATGATGGTGGTGGCAACAGCCAGGGCGCGCAGTACCGCGTCTCGCTGCAGGGAAACGACCTGGCCGCACTGCAGGAATGGCTGCCCAAGCTGCAGGCAGCGTTGAAGAAGAATCCGAAGCTGCGCGATGTCGGCACCGACGTCGACAACGCCGGGCTGCGCCAGAACATCGAGATCGACCGTGCCAAGGCCGCGCGCCTGGGCATCTCGGTCGGCGCCATCGACGGTGCGCTGTACGGCGCGTTCGGCCAGCGCCAGATTTCCACCATCTACTCGGACATCAACCAGTACAGCGTGGTGGTCAACGCGCTGCCGTCGCAGACTGCCACGCCCTCGGCGCTGGATGAAGTGCATGTGCGCGCACGCAACGGCGAGATGGTGCCGATCACCGCGGTGGCCAGACAGGCGCCGGGCCTGGCGCCCTCGCAGATCACCCATGAAAACCAGTACACGACGATGGACCTGAGCTACAACCTCGCCCCCGGCGTCAGCATGGGCGAGGCCAAGGCCATCATCGACAGCACCGTGGCCGGCATGCGCATGCCCGGCGACATCCGCCTGGCCGATGACGCGGGCTTCGGCTTCAATTCCGACCCCAGCGACATGCTGATCCTCGTGCTGGCGGCGATCCTCACCGTCTATCTGGTGCTGGGCATCCTGTACGAAAGCCTGATCCACCCGGTGACGATCCTGTCCACGCTGCCGGCAGCCGGCGTGGGTGCATTGCTGGCGTTGTTCGGCACCAACACCGAGCTGTCGGTGATCTCGATGATCGCGCTGGTGCTGCTGATCGGCATCGTCAAGAAGAACGCGATCATGATGATCGACTTCGCCCTGGTGGCGCAGCGCGAACATGGGCTGACCCCGCGCGAGGCGGCACGCGAAGCCAGCATCGTGCGTTTCCGCCCGATCATGATGACCACGATGGTGGCGATCCTGGCGGCGGTGCCGCTGGCGATCGGCCTGGGTGAAGGTTCGGAACTGCGTCGCCCGCTGGGCATCGCGATGATCGGCGGTCTGCTGTTCTCGCAGAGCCTGACCCTGCTCAGCACGCCGGCGCTGTACGTGATCTTCTCGTGCCTGGCCGAGCGCTGGAAGGCGCGGCGTGCGCGCAGGCGTGAGGCAAAGCTGCTGAGGCGTGCGCAGCGGGCGTAG
- the yccS gene encoding YccS family putative transporter produces the protein MSARESRLSRLWAHEKASYGLRVFIALTAALAVCWHLDALTALPGVFLGIIASAIAETDDNWWGRTKAVLLSLLCFCLAAASVIWLFPWPWIFITALALSTFGLTLLGALGERYASIAQATVTLAIYTMIGLEQHGAHDLHSALDAVSHLLAGAVWYGLLSILWTTLFANRPVRERVARLYVELGRYLQLKAALFEPVREADLQRRQLDLAEQNRRVVGALNEAKTAILARFGRSGRPGVNSGLYLRLYYMAQDFHERASSSHYPYGALVDAFFHSDVLYRCQRLLDLQGQACARLGEAIRLRRPFVYGESNQQAGRDLADALTYLRDQQRPQWQRLLGSLDLLVHNLRSIERRLLDAERSEASLDNVDTRLRDSNPHTLREMGVRLRQQLTPGSVLFRHGLRMALALIAGFVAIRLFNAQNGSWVLLTIVFVCRPSFGATRQRLAQRIVGTLAGLVLTWALLQLFPRLEIQLLIALLSALLFFFTRSDRYLVASAAITVMALTCFNLIGDGFVLIVPRMVDTILGCAIAAAAAFLILPDWQGRQLHRVLARVLDTAARYLESVLGQYRSGMRDDLAYRIARRDMHNADAALSTALSNMLREPGHVRRNLDSGFHFLALSNTLLGHLSALGAHRDQVDSYAGDPLALAAGERVRKALQQLAAALTAQQPVSEEDNDADRAVAAELEQLDETMPPKLQLIRTQMALVLRMLPKVRAAANGAVRGLS, from the coding sequence ATGTCCGCACGCGAATCCCGCCTCAGCCGCCTGTGGGCCCACGAGAAGGCCAGCTATGGCCTGCGGGTGTTCATTGCCCTGACAGCGGCCCTGGCCGTGTGCTGGCACCTGGATGCGCTGACCGCGCTGCCCGGCGTGTTCCTGGGCATCATCGCCAGCGCGATTGCCGAGACCGATGACAACTGGTGGGGCCGGACCAAGGCCGTGCTGCTGTCGCTGCTGTGCTTCTGCCTGGCGGCGGCCTCGGTGATCTGGCTGTTCCCCTGGCCGTGGATCTTCATCACGGCCCTGGCGCTGTCCACGTTCGGCCTGACACTGCTCGGCGCACTCGGCGAGCGCTACGCGTCCATCGCCCAGGCCACCGTCACCCTGGCCATCTACACCATGATCGGCCTGGAACAGCATGGTGCCCATGACCTGCACAGCGCGCTGGACGCGGTCAGCCACCTGCTGGCGGGTGCGGTCTGGTACGGGCTGCTGTCGATTCTGTGGACCACGCTGTTCGCCAACCGGCCGGTGCGCGAGCGCGTGGCACGCCTGTACGTGGAGCTGGGCCGTTACCTGCAGCTCAAGGCCGCTCTGTTCGAACCCGTGCGTGAGGCGGACCTGCAGCGCCGCCAGCTCGACCTGGCCGAACAGAACCGCCGCGTAGTCGGTGCGCTGAACGAGGCGAAGACGGCGATCCTGGCGCGCTTTGGCCGCTCCGGCCGGCCCGGCGTCAACTCCGGCCTGTACCTTCGCCTGTACTACATGGCACAGGATTTCCATGAGCGCGCCAGCTCCTCCCACTATCCGTACGGCGCGCTGGTCGATGCGTTCTTCCACAGCGACGTGCTGTACCGCTGCCAGCGCCTGCTCGACCTGCAGGGCCAGGCCTGTGCACGGCTGGGCGAAGCGATCCGGCTGCGCCGCCCGTTCGTCTACGGCGAGAGCAACCAGCAGGCCGGGCGCGACCTGGCCGATGCGCTGACCTACCTGCGCGACCAGCAACGTCCGCAGTGGCAGCGTCTGCTCGGCTCGCTGGACCTGCTGGTGCACAACCTGCGCAGCATCGAGCGCCGCCTGCTCGATGCCGAACGTTCCGAAGCCAGCCTGGACAACGTCGACACCCGCCTGCGCGACAGCAACCCGCACACCCTGCGCGAAATGGGCGTGCGCCTGCGCCAGCAGCTCACCCCGGGCTCGGTGCTGTTCCGCCATGGCCTGCGCATGGCGCTGGCACTGATCGCCGGTTTCGTTGCCATCCGCCTGTTCAATGCCCAGAACGGCTCGTGGGTGCTGCTGACCATCGTGTTCGTGTGCCGGCCCAGTTTCGGCGCCACCCGCCAGCGCCTGGCCCAGCGCATCGTCGGTACGCTGGCCGGCCTGGTGCTGACCTGGGCGCTGCTGCAGCTGTTCCCCCGGCTGGAGATCCAGCTGCTGATCGCGCTGCTGTCAGCACTGCTGTTCTTCTTCACCCGTTCCGACCGCTATCTGGTCGCCTCGGCCGCCATCACGGTGATGGCGCTGACCTGCTTCAACCTGATCGGCGACGGCTTCGTACTGATCGTGCCGCGCATGGTCGATACGATCCTCGGCTGCGCGATCGCAGCCGCCGCCGCGTTCCTGATCCTGCCGGACTGGCAGGGCCGACAGTTGCACCGCGTGCTGGCGCGGGTGCTGGATACCGCCGCCCGTTATCTGGAATCGGTGCTGGGTCAGTACCGCAGCGGCATGCGCGACGATCTGGCCTACCGCATCGCCCGCCGCGACATGCACAACGCCGATGCCGCACTGTCCACCGCTTTGTCGAACATGCTGCGCGAACCGGGCCATGTGCGTCGCAACCTCGATTCGGGTTTCCACTTCCTGGCGTTGTCCAACACCCTGCTTGGGCACCTGTCGGCGCTGGGTGCGCACCGCGACCAGGTCGACAGCTATGCGGGTGATCCACTGGCGCTGGCCGCTGGCGAGCGGGTGCGCAAAGCGCTGCAGCAGCTGGCGGCGGCATTGACTGCGCAGCAACCGGTGTCGGAGGAGGACAACGACGCCGATCGTGCGGTGGCTGCGGAACTGGAACAGCTCGATGAGACGATGCCGCCGAAACTGCAGCTGATCCGCACGCAGATGGCGCTGGTGCTGCGGATGCTGCCGAAGGTGAGAGCGGCGGCGAATGGCGCGGTGCGTGGTTTGAGCTGA
- a CDS encoding SDR family NAD(P)-dependent oxidoreductase yields the protein MKIELNDRTALVTASTAGIGHAIAQGLAAAGAQVILNGRSADSVERARQRLLAALPKANVLGVAADLSDASGVDTLLAGLPGKVDILVNNAGIFGPQDFFETDDATWEQYWQTNVMSGVRLSRALLPAMVDAGWGRVLFISSESARNIPADMIHYGVSKTAQLSLSRGLAKRVAGSGVTVNAVLPGPTLSDGFATMFEEERARTGKPLEQIGREFVMAHRPASVIQRAATVEEVANMVVYLASPQASATSGAALRVDGGVVDDIV from the coding sequence ATGAAGATCGAACTCAACGACCGCACCGCGCTGGTCACCGCCTCCACCGCTGGCATCGGCCACGCCATCGCACAGGGGCTCGCCGCCGCCGGCGCGCAGGTCATCCTCAACGGCCGCAGCGCCGACAGCGTGGAACGCGCGCGCCAGCGCCTGCTGGCTGCCCTTCCCAAGGCCAACGTGCTGGGCGTGGCCGCCGACCTGTCCGACGCCAGCGGTGTCGACACCCTGCTGGCCGGCCTGCCGGGGAAGGTCGACATCCTGGTCAACAATGCCGGCATCTTCGGCCCGCAGGACTTCTTCGAGACCGACGATGCCACCTGGGAGCAGTACTGGCAGACCAACGTCATGTCCGGCGTGCGCCTGTCGCGCGCCCTGCTGCCGGCGATGGTCGACGCCGGCTGGGGCCGCGTACTGTTCATCTCCTCCGAATCAGCACGCAACATTCCGGCCGACATGATCCATTACGGCGTCAGCAAGACCGCGCAGCTGTCGCTGTCACGCGGCCTGGCCAAGCGCGTGGCCGGCAGCGGCGTCACCGTCAATGCGGTGCTGCCCGGCCCGACGTTGTCGGACGGCTTCGCAACGATGTTCGAAGAAGAACGCGCGCGTACCGGCAAGCCGCTGGAACAGATCGGCCGTGAGTTCGTGATGGCCCATCGTCCTGCGTCGGTGATACAGCGCGCGGCCACGGTCGAAGAAGTGGCCAACATGGTGGTCTACCTCGCCTCGCCGCAGGCGTCGGCCACCTCCGGCGCAGCGTTGCGGGTCGACGGCGGCGTGGTCGACGATATCGTCTGA
- a CDS encoding TonB-dependent siderophore receptor has product MLPIRSPRLAVLAVALSAACTAHAEAPADARSATDLDAVKVIAERTHTEAGALGDRALRDTPFAITAVGREQIEQRQAVSLGEAFLLDPSVTTQVSAYASGWSSPIRNRGIDLNFDSYRVNGLQVSSWGTEWPLEVMEQVDLLKGPGGFLYGFGAPGGIVNYITKKPTDVPTFSAQLGWREQGIVSGGIDVGGRFGNEQMFGYRFNAYQEKGETFNGGHVDRKVGALSLDARLSDALTWTFDGVFQSRDLREESPQYYFRGLTSLPRPIAGDVDNSVPGTYYDTRSSLLSTALNWQINSDWKASLSYGVTTSWNDVNKIFAYIDDLNGDYDVNVYELGGKSEWKLAQALVQGSFGTGPLQHQLVAGVSHQTGLGWDRPYEFNLIGRANLYQRHDIRHDAVGSRVMSRGSETVQKAVFVSDTVDLGHGWSVLAGWRYNDFETKGAYHTYPVTPTYAVMFKPSEAVTLYASYIESLEAGGRVGNSYVNAGDVLAPTISKQYEIGAKVEADRWNANVAAFRLERGANIDQLTDAGKRLVQDGITLYEGIEASADLHLTDALTVGGGVTWLDPTYDKLSPGSAAQEGNRTVGAARWSGVLHATYQLPWVEGLETYAAVRYYGDVWYDADNTLKLPDYTLVNAGIGYRLLASGHPVTLRASVENLANRRYWSNAGVGLPRTFALSVRFDM; this is encoded by the coding sequence ATGTTGCCCATCCGCTCCCCCCGCCTGGCCGTGCTGGCCGTAGCGCTGTCCGCCGCCTGCACTGCACACGCCGAAGCCCCCGCCGACGCCCGTAGTGCCACCGATCTGGACGCGGTCAAGGTCATCGCCGAACGTACCCACACCGAGGCCGGCGCCCTGGGCGACCGCGCCCTGCGTGATACCCCGTTTGCGATCACCGCCGTCGGCCGTGAGCAGATCGAACAGCGCCAGGCCGTGTCGCTGGGCGAAGCCTTCCTGCTCGACCCCTCGGTCACCACGCAGGTAAGCGCCTATGCCAGCGGCTGGAGCTCTCCGATCCGCAACCGCGGCATCGACCTGAATTTCGACAGCTACCGGGTCAACGGCCTGCAGGTCTCGTCCTGGGGCACCGAATGGCCGCTGGAAGTGATGGAACAGGTCGACCTGCTGAAGGGCCCCGGCGGGTTCCTGTACGGCTTCGGCGCACCGGGCGGCATCGTCAACTACATCACCAAGAAGCCGACCGACGTACCGACCTTCTCCGCCCAGCTCGGCTGGCGCGAGCAGGGCATCGTCAGCGGCGGCATCGACGTCGGTGGCCGCTTCGGCAACGAGCAGATGTTCGGCTACCGCTTCAACGCGTACCAGGAGAAGGGCGAAACCTTCAACGGCGGCCATGTCGATCGCAAGGTCGGCGCGTTGTCGCTGGACGCGCGCCTGAGCGATGCGCTCACCTGGACCTTCGACGGCGTATTCCAGTCGCGCGACCTGCGCGAGGAATCACCGCAGTACTACTTCCGTGGCCTGACGTCGCTGCCGCGACCGATCGCCGGCGATGTCGACAACAGTGTGCCTGGCACCTACTACGACACCCGTTCCAGCCTGCTGTCCACCGCACTGAACTGGCAGATCAACAGCGACTGGAAGGCCAGCCTGAGCTATGGCGTCACCACCTCATGGAACGACGTCAACAAGATCTTTGCCTACATCGATGACCTCAACGGCGACTACGACGTCAACGTCTACGAGCTCGGCGGCAAGAGCGAGTGGAAGCTGGCGCAGGCACTGGTGCAGGGCAGCTTCGGCACCGGTCCGCTGCAGCACCAGCTGGTGGCCGGTGTCAGCCACCAGACCGGGCTGGGCTGGGACCGTCCTTACGAGTTCAACCTGATCGGCCGTGCCAACCTGTACCAGCGCCATGACATCCGCCACGATGCAGTCGGTTCGCGGGTGATGAGCCGTGGCAGCGAAACCGTGCAGAAGGCCGTGTTCGTCAGCGATACCGTCGACCTCGGCCATGGCTGGTCGGTGCTGGCCGGTTGGCGCTACAACGATTTCGAGACCAAGGGCGCGTACCACACCTATCCGGTCACCCCGACCTATGCGGTGATGTTCAAGCCCAGCGAGGCCGTCACCCTGTATGCCAGCTACATCGAGTCGCTGGAAGCCGGCGGCCGCGTCGGCAACAGCTACGTCAATGCCGGCGATGTGCTCGCCCCCACCATCAGCAAGCAGTACGAGATCGGCGCCAAGGTTGAAGCGGATCGCTGGAACGCGAACGTCGCTGCCTTCCGCCTGGAGCGCGGCGCCAACATCGATCAGCTGACCGATGCAGGCAAGCGCCTGGTGCAGGATGGCATCACCCTGTACGAAGGCATCGAAGCCAGCGCCGACCTGCACCTGACCGATGCGCTGACCGTCGGCGGTGGCGTGACCTGGCTGGACCCGACCTACGACAAGCTGTCCCCGGGCAGCGCGGCGCAGGAAGGCAACCGCACCGTCGGTGCAGCACGCTGGAGCGGCGTGCTGCATGCCACCTACCAGCTGCCGTGGGTGGAAGGGCTGGAGACCTATGCCGCCGTGCGCTACTACGGCGATGTCTGGTATGACGCCGACAACACCCTGAAGCTGCCCGACTACACGCTCGTCAATGCCGGCATCGGCTACCGCCTGCTGGCCTCCGGCCACCCGGTGACCCTGCGTGCCAGCGTGGAGAACCTGGCCAACCGCAGGTACTGGTCCAATGCGGGCGTCGGCCTGCCGCGCACCTTCGCGCTGAGCGTGCGGTTCGACATGTAA
- a CDS encoding CD225/dispanin family protein, with the protein MNQPPPLSRPVYIPNHLVWAILTTLFCCLPLGVVSIVYAAQVDGRRAAGDLPGAYSASRKAGWWAVASAVALPVLLLLWFGLFGGLAVLGALSDL; encoded by the coding sequence TTGAATCAACCGCCACCGCTCAGCCGTCCGGTCTACATCCCCAACCATCTGGTCTGGGCGATCCTGACGACGCTGTTCTGCTGCCTGCCGTTGGGCGTGGTGTCGATCGTGTATGCCGCCCAGGTCGATGGTCGCCGCGCGGCCGGTGACCTGCCGGGGGCCTACAGCGCGTCGCGCAAGGCGGGCTGGTGGGCGGTGGCTTCGGCCGTTGCCCTGCCGGTCCTGTTGCTGTTGTGGTTCGGGCTGTTCGGCGGCTTGGCCGTGCTGGGCGCTCTATCCGACCTTTGA